The Anolis carolinensis isolate JA03-04 chromosome 2, rAnoCar3.1.pri, whole genome shotgun sequence genome has a window encoding:
- the lsm3 gene encoding U6 snRNA-associated Sm-like protein LSm3 — MADEVDQQQTTNTVEEPLDLIRLSLDERIYVKMRNDRELRGRLHAYDQHLNMILGDVEETVTTIEIDEETYEEIYKSTKRNIPMLFVRGDGVVLVAPPLRVG, encoded by the exons ATGGCGGACGAAGTTGATCAG CAACAAACTACTAATACAGTAGAAGAACCTTTGGACCTCATCAGACTTAGTCTTGATGAACGAATTTATGTGAAAATGAGAAATGACCGAGAACTTCGAGGCAGATTACAT GCGTACGACCAGCATTTGAATATGATTTTGGGTGATGTTGAAGAAACTGTGACAACTATAGAGATTGATGAGGAAACATATGAGGAGATCTACAAA TCCACCAAGAGGAATATCCCAATGCTGTTTGTCAGAGGAGATGGAGTTGTACTTGTTGCTCCTCCACTGAGGGTTggctga